In Luteimonas viscosa, the genomic window AGCCGCTGTCCCTGCCGCACCAGGTAACGCGGCGCACGCAGGCCGTTGGCGGCGGCAAGGACCTTGGTATCGCACTGGTAGCGCTGGGCGATCGCGACCAGGGTGTCTCCGCGCGCGACCCGGTGGGTCTGCGGCTGCGCGGGCACGGCGGCCGGCGAGGCGGCCGCGGTCGGGGTGTCCGGCTGCCGGACCACGCGGCCGTCGGGCAGCGTCACCGTTTCCACGTTGCCGACGCGCACGATCGCCGTGTCCGGGTCGCTGTTGACCAGTTCCCGGGCCAGCTCCGCCCGCGCGCCGCGGGTGCACCAGCGCTCGTACAGGCTGGCCATCCTCACGGTGGCGTTGAGCCGGGTACCGGCCGGGATCCAGCTTTCCGCCTCGTATTGCGGATTGAGGTTGCGCAGCACGCGCATGTAGCCGTCGCGGGTGCCGCCGTTGCCCAGGCAGATGGTCAGCTCGTAGATCGAGGCCGGGCGCTGCAGCTCGATCGCCGCCGGCCGCGCGTCGACCCGCGGGAAGCTCAGCCCGTATTCCTTCGGATGCAGGTACAGCCAGGCCGCCGCGATCACCATCGGCACGTAGTCGCGGGTTTCGGGCGGGAACTCGTTGTAGACGTCCGGATCCCAGAAGCTGCGCCCGCCGAACTCGCGGTGCACGCGGCGCGCGCGGCCCTCGCCGCCGTTGTAGGCCGCCAGCCACAGCTCGATGTTGTTGCCCAGCTCGGCGTAGCGTTCGCCCAGGTACACCGCGGCCGCGTCGGCGGAGGCGCGCGGGTCGTAGCGGGTGTCGAAGCCACGCCCGTCGGGACCGAGGCCCAGACGCTGCCCGGTCGCGGGCATGAACTGCAGCGGCCCCGCCGCGCCGGCGCGCGAGCGCGAGTGCACGCGCCCGTTCGATTCCTTCGCCAGGATCCCGAACAGCAGCGCCTCGGGCAGGCCGCGGCGCTTGAACGCCGGCGACATCATGCGCTGCATGTACTGGTAGTTCTCGTGGCTGGTGATCAGCGACACGCGCATGTCG contains:
- a CDS encoding transglycosylase SLT domain-containing protein, whose protein sequence is MSLFPRAVRCLLFAVVILGCSLASPAHAQSRRAQAAIEALNQRMVLAETRYREALVKIGNADPSGVDESNAALEDMEDVLVECGRIRGCGTGDLLASFKRLLKAQADAAAGIAEDDGDDTLVDEGASLPTGEVPQSATAASLLAAEDRRFLELVQMNPAVQAGIRRWLTDMRVSLITSHENYQYMQRMMSPAFKRRGLPEALLFGILAKESNGRVHSRSRAGAAGPLQFMPATGQRLGLGPDGRGFDTRYDPRASADAAAVYLGERYAELGNNIELWLAAYNGGEGRARRVHREFGGRSFWDPDVYNEFPPETRDYVPMVIAAAWLYLHPKEYGLSFPRVDARPAAIELQRPASIYELTICLGNGGTRDGYMRVLRNLNPQYEAESWIPAGTRLNATVRMASLYERWCTRGARAELARELVNSDPDTAIVRVGNVETVTLPDGRVVRQPDTPTAAASPAAVPAQPQTHRVARGDTLVAIAQRYQCDTKVLAAANGLRAPRYLVRQGQRLKLEGCR